The nucleotide window CGGCGGCTCCCGCGTAATTTCGTGCTTGGGCAGACTATACCCTGATACGCCTTTGTACAGGGGTTTTGCTGGCCACTTTGAGGTTATTGCTGTCGCGTAAGGGGCCTAGCGTTTCCAAAGTGGCTCAAAAATAGATAATATTCGCATTGAGCAAGAATAAATGGTAAGACCGAAAACGAGTGTGTGATGGTTCTCTATTATGAATTGGTGAAGTCGACAGGCACCGGTTGTAAGAATCCAGGtaagaaaaataaaacaaaaaGCACTATTGACATGACATTAATCCACGTTGCGATAGCTCGGATCAGCACTTTGACTTTCGTTGGCTCGACACGACAGTCCGGGTTGTGGCCGGGACAGGGTCCCTGGAGCGTTCCAGAGCTTCCAGGCACTCCACTGACCCGCTGTAAGCTCCATTCTTCAGTGGTTTCAGCGGCAGATAGCCCCTATCGAAACGGGTGCCGTGTGGGCGGGTGGAAAAGCTAACGTCAGCGACGGATATATACCTACCCTAGATAGTACTCCGACGAAGCAATTGAAGTCGTGGCCATGGGTCTTTTTGAAGatagtcttcttcttcttcttcttcttctgttgaCCTTTGGGAGGAATCATATTCTGTGTAGGTAGTACGTGAGACCGTGCTACAAGCGAGGGAGACTTCTTATCACCTCGCACATGCTTTATATAAACAATGTTACGCCTCTATTTGGTCTTTAGAGTGACGAAATATAACCGTAGCATCGATGGACTCACTGGGCAGATACAAACTCGTGCTAAGAAATGATAGATGTCTGATCAGAAAGGTAGGTTGGCACTACACATCAAGACATTCAAAAAAAGAGGGGAGATAGATATATAGGTTACAATTCCATAATCGTCAGTCCGTTGTCTTAATTGACAGGTAATGGAAGGCAAGGTATTCAACCTGTGACGTTATTGGTTCTAAATACGCTAAGAGATCGACCAATGGCATAAACAGGGCGCATATCCCGAAGGCTCATAAACGTGAATAAGCAAAAGACTGACACTTTCGCCAACAGGAATACTTGCCAAATTCAAGAAGAAAGGCTCTGCTACGCCAAAGGCTACTTGTAAGTAGCAGTGTATTTACCGTGAACCGGATTGTGTTATGCCCACTTTGCTCTTACGACGTCATCCCTCCCTGGCCTTACAGCAATTCATATCATATTCACAAATACTCGGAACAAAGACAGGACTCAGTCCGACGCACATCATGGTCACCACAAGGCGATCCTCACGCATCAGCGCTCGGCCTGTTTCCAGGACAGAGTCATCGGAGAAACCAACATCGAAGGCTACAGGTCGGAAGCGTAAAGCAGCTGCCGTTCAGGACGAGCCCGAGGcaccttcaacaccacccCCGAGGAAGCGAGCACAAGGCGAGCCTGCAACACCAGCTGTTCCGccaccaaagacaccaacgcctgctgctgctgggctCTTTGCTGAGCCGActaacatcaccaagaagccTCGTACTGCGGCCGTTACACGACTTGCAAACCCCAGACTGACAAACGCAACGCTCCTCTCACCAGAGACGTCGCGTCTTGTTACCTCACGGGACATTGATAATTTATCGCCCAGTAAGGCACCGCAGGCGAAGACGACAACAGAGAATCTCCTCAAAGAGGCATGCGACTATCTGGTCAAAGTTGATCCTCGCATGAAACCCTTAGTGGAGAGCCACCACTGCAGAGTATTCTCACCAGAGGGACTGGCAGAGAAGATAGACCCATTTGAGAACCTCTCCAGTGGCATCATTAGCCAGCAGGTATCAGGAGCTGCAGCCAAGTCTATAAAGGCCAAGTTTCTCACATTGTTCGAGGAGCAACCAGGAATCCGATTCCCTCATCCCTCTCAAGTGGCTGCCAAGTCGATCGACGAGCTCCGTACAGCAGGCCTATCGCAACGCAAAGCTGAGTACATCAAAGGTCTCGCAGAAAAGTTTGTCAGTGGAGAACTTAGTGCTCAGATGCTCCATGATGCTTCGGATGCGGAGGTCATGGAAAAGCTGATTGCCGTAAGAGGCCTTGGGAAGTGGTCCGTTGAGATGTTTGCATGCTTCGGGCTCAAACGAATGGACGTCTTTTCACTCGGTGATCTAGGCGTTCAGAGAGGTATGGCTGCATTCGTGGGGCGTGATAttgccaagctcaaggccaaaggCGGTGGTAAATGGAAGTACATGTCGGAGCAGGATATGACTGAGCTGTCGACTAGGTTCTCACCATATCGAAGTCTCTTCATGTGGTACATGTGGCGAGTCGAGGAGACCGATATTAGCACAATGGAATAAACTTCGGTTGCTGGGTCGGTGTGTGTTTGTTGTTATTGTGTCTCTCAGACAAAGATCCCACATTGTGTTGATCGGATACACTTCCGCGGTTACTACTGCGAGTGGTGATGTCACACTACAGATTCAATGCACAGATTTACTACATAGCTGTCCTCATGGTCTGTCTGGACCCGGTGAATAAAGTCCGACGTACGCGTCTAATAATACATAATGGGTTTCTCATATTGCAATGGTTTGGTGAGGCCTTCTCGTCTAGAGAGCATCTCTCTTATTGGTGTTAAAGGATCACGACAGCAAACATAATTGGCTTAGCTTGCACAAAGAACATGATTCGCCATCGGCGATCGGCTCCAGGGGAGGCCCTGCTTTGTGGATTCACCCTTATAACGGCGCGAAGACGGTTGCGCCACGAATCGACCAAAGGCGCCGCTGCCGAGACTGAAGCGGGCCTCGATGCATCCTGGCATCTTGGTACATCGTGAAGGTTGCAAAAAACAAAGAAAAAC belongs to Fusarium oxysporum Fo47 chromosome V, complete sequence and includes:
- a CDS encoding DNA glycosylase, whose translation is MVTTRRSSRISARPVSRTESSEKPTSKATGRKRKAAAVQDEPEAPSTPPPRKRAQGEPATPAVPPPKTPTPAAAGLFAEPTNITKKPRTAAVTRLANPRLTNATLLSPETSRLVTSRDIDNLSPSKAPQAKTTTENLLKEACDYLVKVDPRMKPLVESHHCRVFSPEGLAEKIDPFENLSSGIISQQVSGAAAKSIKAKFLTLFEEQPGIRFPHPSQVAAKSIDELRTAGLSQRKAEYIKGLAEKFVSGELSAQMLHDASDAEVMEKLIAVRGLGKWSVEMFACFGLKRMDVFSLGDLGVQRGMAAFVGRDIAKLKAKGGGKWKYMSEQDMTELSTRFSPYRSLFMWYMWRVEETDISTME